One genomic window of Mustela erminea isolate mMusErm1 chromosome 13, mMusErm1.Pri, whole genome shotgun sequence includes the following:
- the GP1BB gene encoding platelet glycoprotein Ib beta chain, whose translation MGFGPRGALSLLLLLLAPPSRLAAGCPAPCDCAGTRVDCGRRGLTWASLPAAFPLDTTELVLTGNNLTALPPGLLDALPVLRLAHLGANPWRCDCHLVPLRAWLAGRPERAPYRDLRCAAPPALRGRLLPYLAEDELRAACALGALCRGALGAQLLLLGLGLLHALLLLLLLCRLRRLRARARAAHPLSLTTPLVAEPAGARES comes from the exons ATGGGCTTCG GGCCGCGCGGGGCGCTgagcctgctgctcctgctgctagCGCCGCCCAGCCGCCTGGCCGCGGGCTGCCCCGCGCCGTGTGACTGCGCGGGGACTCGTGTGGATTGCGGGCGCCGCGGGCTGACGTGGGCCTCGCTGCCCGCCGCCTTCCCGCTGGACACGACCGAACTGGTGCTGACGGGCAACAATCTGACGGCGCTGCCGCCGGGACTGCTGGACGCGCTGCCCGTGCTGCGTCTCGCGCACCTGGGGGCCAACCCCTGGCGCTGCGATTGCCACCTGGTGCCGCTGCGCGCCTGGCTGGCCGGCCGACCCGAGCGCGCGCCCTACCGCGACCTGCGCTGCGCCGCGCCCCCCGCTCTGCGCGGCCGTCTGCTGCCCTACCTGGCGGAGGACGAGCTGCGCGCCGCCTGTGCGCTGGGCGCGCTCTGCCGCGGGGCGCTGGGGGCGCAGCTCCTGCTGCTCGGCCTCGGGTTGCTGCAcgcactgctgctgctgctgctgctgtgccGTCTGCGCCGGCTGCGCGCCCGCGCCCGTGCCGCGCACCCGTTGTCGCTGACCACCCCGCTGGTGGCGGAGCCCGCGGGAGCCCGCGAGTCCTGA
- the SEPTIN5 gene encoding septin-5 isoform X2, protein MSTGLRYKSKLATPEDKQDIDKQYVGFATLPNQVHRKSVKKGFDFTLMVAGESGLGKSTLVHSLFLTDLYKDRKLLSAEERISQTVEILKHTVDIEEKGVKLKLTIVDTPGFGDAVNNSECWKPITDYVDQQFEQYFRDESGLNRKNIQDNRVHCCLYFISPFGHGLRPVDVGFMKALHEKVNIVPLIAKADCLVPGEIRKLKERIREEIDKFGIHVYQFPECDSDEDEDFKQQDRELKESAPFAVIGSNTVVEAKGQRVRGRLYPWGIVEVENQAHCDFVKLRNMLIRTHMHDLKDVTCDVHYENYRAHCIQQMTSKLTQDSRMESPIPILPLPTPDAETEKLIRMKDEELRRMQEMLQKMKQQMQDQ, encoded by the exons ATGAGCACAGGCCTGCGGTACAAGAGCAAGCTGGCGACCCCAG AGGACAAACAG GATATCGACAAGCAGTACGTGGGCTTCGCCACACTGCCCAATCAGGTGCACCGGAAGTCTGTGAAGAAGGGCTTTGATTTCACGCTCATGGTGGCCG GTGAGTCGGGCCTGGGGAAGTCCACATTGGTCCACAGCCTCTTCCTGACCGACTTGTACAAGGACCGGAAGCTGCTTAGTGCCGAGG AGCGCATCAGCCAGACTGTAGAGATCCTGAAGCACACAGTGGACATCGAGGAGAAGGGCGTGAAGTTGAAGCTCACCATTGTGGACACGCCAGGCTTCGGGGATGCTGTCAACAACTCGGAATG CTGGAAGCCCATCACTGACTATGTGGACCAGCAGTTCGAGCAGTATTTCCGCGACGAGAGTGGCCTCAACCGCAAGAACATCCAGGACAACCGCGTGCACTGCTGTCTGTACTTCATCTCCCCTTTCGGCCATGG CCTGCGGCCCGTGGATGTGGGTTTCATGAAGGCCCTGCATGAGAAGGTGAACATTGTGCCCCTCATCGCCAAAGCCGACTGCCTGGTCCCTGGCGAGATCCGGAAGCTGAAGGAGCGG ATCCGGGAGGAGATTGACAAGTTCGGCATCCACGTGTACCAGTTCCCCGAGTGTGACTCCGATGAGGACGAGGACTTTAAGCAGCAAGATCGGGAACTGAAG GAGAGTGCGCCCTTCGCGGTTATCGGCAGCAACACAGTGGTGGAGGCCAAGGGGCAGCGGGTCCGGGGGcgactgtacccctgggggatCGTGGAGG TGGAAAACCAGGCGCATTGCGACTTCGTGAAGCTGCGTAACATGCTTATCCGCACGCACATGCATGACCTCAAGGACGTGACATGCGACGTGCACTATGAGAACTATCGCGCACACTGCATCCAGCAGATGACCAG CAAACTGACCCAGGACAGCCGCATGGAGAGCCCCATCCCCATCCTGCCACTGCCTACACCTGATGCAGAGACAGAAAAGCTCATCAGGATGAAGGATGAGGAG CTCAGGCGCATGCAGGAGATGCTGCAGAAAATGAAGCAGCAAATGCAGGACCAgtga
- the SEPTIN5 gene encoding septin-5 isoform X1: protein MDSLAAPQDRLVEQLLSPRTQAQRRLKDIDKQYVGFATLPNQVHRKSVKKGFDFTLMVAGESGLGKSTLVHSLFLTDLYKDRKLLSAEERISQTVEILKHTVDIEEKGVKLKLTIVDTPGFGDAVNNSECWKPITDYVDQQFEQYFRDESGLNRKNIQDNRVHCCLYFISPFGHGLRPVDVGFMKALHEKVNIVPLIAKADCLVPGEIRKLKERIREEIDKFGIHVYQFPECDSDEDEDFKQQDRELKESAPFAVIGSNTVVEAKGQRVRGRLYPWGIVEVENQAHCDFVKLRNMLIRTHMHDLKDVTCDVHYENYRAHCIQQMTSKLTQDSRMESPIPILPLPTPDAETEKLIRMKDEELRRMQEMLQKMKQQMQDQ, encoded by the exons ATGGACTCGCTGGCAGCGCCCCAGGACCGCCTGGTGGAGCAGCTGTTGTCGCCGCGGACCCAGGCCCAGAGGCGGCTCAAG GATATCGACAAGCAGTACGTGGGCTTCGCCACACTGCCCAATCAGGTGCACCGGAAGTCTGTGAAGAAGGGCTTTGATTTCACGCTCATGGTGGCCG GTGAGTCGGGCCTGGGGAAGTCCACATTGGTCCACAGCCTCTTCCTGACCGACTTGTACAAGGACCGGAAGCTGCTTAGTGCCGAGG AGCGCATCAGCCAGACTGTAGAGATCCTGAAGCACACAGTGGACATCGAGGAGAAGGGCGTGAAGTTGAAGCTCACCATTGTGGACACGCCAGGCTTCGGGGATGCTGTCAACAACTCGGAATG CTGGAAGCCCATCACTGACTATGTGGACCAGCAGTTCGAGCAGTATTTCCGCGACGAGAGTGGCCTCAACCGCAAGAACATCCAGGACAACCGCGTGCACTGCTGTCTGTACTTCATCTCCCCTTTCGGCCATGG CCTGCGGCCCGTGGATGTGGGTTTCATGAAGGCCCTGCATGAGAAGGTGAACATTGTGCCCCTCATCGCCAAAGCCGACTGCCTGGTCCCTGGCGAGATCCGGAAGCTGAAGGAGCGG ATCCGGGAGGAGATTGACAAGTTCGGCATCCACGTGTACCAGTTCCCCGAGTGTGACTCCGATGAGGACGAGGACTTTAAGCAGCAAGATCGGGAACTGAAG GAGAGTGCGCCCTTCGCGGTTATCGGCAGCAACACAGTGGTGGAGGCCAAGGGGCAGCGGGTCCGGGGGcgactgtacccctgggggatCGTGGAGG TGGAAAACCAGGCGCATTGCGACTTCGTGAAGCTGCGTAACATGCTTATCCGCACGCACATGCATGACCTCAAGGACGTGACATGCGACGTGCACTATGAGAACTATCGCGCACACTGCATCCAGCAGATGACCAG CAAACTGACCCAGGACAGCCGCATGGAGAGCCCCATCCCCATCCTGCCACTGCCTACACCTGATGCAGAGACAGAAAAGCTCATCAGGATGAAGGATGAGGAG CTCAGGCGCATGCAGGAGATGCTGCAGAAAATGAAGCAGCAAATGCAGGACCAgtga